Proteins encoded together in one Mus caroli chromosome 4, CAROLI_EIJ_v1.1, whole genome shotgun sequence window:
- the C4H6orf163 gene encoding uncharacterized protein C6orf163 homolog isoform X1, producing MIRNPNYTDFVCCAVCNKIIPPAPFGETFKRIYDYKPFKTRFYTHKDILDIGANILNKEEEFREAVLKEQIKKAEAKVWEKAELLQKQAVDQALEDAEARHKFEIRVLEEQHQKDLKALEDKTKVNMIQQMKEELNREHTAAEQRMVHRIQRIMMECHQEKMEAVKRAREEERKIAQKAIKEEKSKALEEFVTTGVTVIKDKKTSLGQLIKAKEHEMTIYYGMAQRQKQEEVQEVLQEAEKTHQATLDNMMGKLVNTQGELLSVAKQLGIMTNWKDFLEEELQETRAAFQKYINYTFPRLSPGHADFILPERKKTPSILAKENEPRTD from the exons ATGATCAGAAATCCAAATTATACAGATTTTGTTTGCTGTGCCGTTTGCAACAAAATAATTCCACCAGCCCCTTTTGGGGAAACCTTCAAACGGATCTATGACTACAAGCCATTTAAGACACGCTTCTATACTCACAAAGATATCTTGG ATATTGGGGCAAATATTCTGAACAAAGAAGAAGAGTTTCGAGAGGCTGTGCTCAAGGAACAAATCAAAAAAGCAGAAGCCAAAGTGTGGGAAAAG GCTGAACTGCTCCAAAAACAAGCCGTGGATCAAGCACTTGAAGATGCAGAAGCCAGACACAAATTTGAAATTCGGGTTCTGGAAGAGCAACATCAAAAAGACTTAAAG GCTCTAGAAGATAAAACCAAGGTGAATATGATTCAACAGATGAAAGAAGAGCTGAACAGAGAGCACACAGCTGCAGAGCAGCGTATGGTCCATCGGATCCAGAGAATTATGATGGAGTGTCACCAGGAGAAGATGGAGGCTGTGAAGAGagccagggaagaagagagaaagattgCGCAGAAAGCtatcaaagaagagaaaag CAAGGCCCTGGAGGAATTTGTAACCACTGGCGTAACCGTCATTAAAGACAAGAAGACAAGCCTGGGCCAGCTGATCAAAGCAAAGGAGCACGAGATGACCATCTACTACGGCAtggctcagaggcagaagcaagaagaagtACAAGAAGTGCTTCAAGAGGCGGAAAAAACACACCAGGCCACCCTTGACAATATGATGGGCAAACTGGTCAATACCCAGGGAGAACTGCTGTCTGTGGCCAAGCAACTGGGGATCATGACAAACTGGAAAGATTTCCTGGAGGAGGAATTGCAGGAAACCAGGGCCGCGTTTCAGAAGTATATCAACTACACCTTCCCCAGGCTCTCCCCAGGACACGCTGACTTCATTCTGccggaaagaaagaaaacaccttcTATTCTTGCTAAGGAAAATGAACCGAGGACTGATTAG
- the Smim8 gene encoding small integral membrane protein 8 yields the protein MSSAPDPPTVKKEPLKEKNFESPGLRGTHTTTLFRAVNPELFIKPNKPVMAFGLVTLSLCVAYIGYLHATQENRKDLYEAIDSEGHRYMRRKTSKWD from the exons ATGTCTTCAGCACCTGATCCTCCAACAGTTAAAAAAGAACCgttaaaagagaaaaactttgAAAGCCCAGGCCTCCGAGGGACGCACACAACCACCTTATTTCGAGCTGTGAATCCCGAGCTCTTCATTAAACCC AACAAACCTGTGATGGCTTTTGGATTGGTAACCCTTTCACTTTGTGTGGCTTACATTGGTTATCTGCATGCAACTCAAGAGAACAGAAAGGACCTCTATGAAGCCATTGACAGTGAAGGGCATCGGTACATGAGGAGAAAAACATCCAAGTGGGACTAA
- the C4H6orf163 gene encoding uncharacterized protein C6orf163 homolog isoform X2 produces the protein MTTSHLRHASILTKISWAELLQKQAVDQALEDAEARHKFEIRVLEEQHQKDLKALEDKTKVNMIQQMKEELNREHTAAEQRMVHRIQRIMMECHQEKMEAVKRAREEERKIAQKAIKEEKSKALEEFVTTGVTVIKDKKTSLGQLIKAKEHEMTIYYGMAQRQKQEEVQEVLQEAEKTHQATLDNMMGKLVNTQGELLSVAKQLGIMTNWKDFLEEELQETRAAFQKYINYTFPRLSPGHADFILPERKKTPSILAKENEPRTD, from the exons ATGACTACAAGCCATTTAAGACACGCTTCTATACTCACAAAGATATCTTGG GCTGAACTGCTCCAAAAACAAGCCGTGGATCAAGCACTTGAAGATGCAGAAGCCAGACACAAATTTGAAATTCGGGTTCTGGAAGAGCAACATCAAAAAGACTTAAAG GCTCTAGAAGATAAAACCAAGGTGAATATGATTCAACAGATGAAAGAAGAGCTGAACAGAGAGCACACAGCTGCAGAGCAGCGTATGGTCCATCGGATCCAGAGAATTATGATGGAGTGTCACCAGGAGAAGATGGAGGCTGTGAAGAGagccagggaagaagagagaaagattgCGCAGAAAGCtatcaaagaagagaaaag CAAGGCCCTGGAGGAATTTGTAACCACTGGCGTAACCGTCATTAAAGACAAGAAGACAAGCCTGGGCCAGCTGATCAAAGCAAAGGAGCACGAGATGACCATCTACTACGGCAtggctcagaggcagaagcaagaagaagtACAAGAAGTGCTTCAAGAGGCGGAAAAAACACACCAGGCCACCCTTGACAATATGATGGGCAAACTGGTCAATACCCAGGGAGAACTGCTGTCTGTGGCCAAGCAACTGGGGATCATGACAAACTGGAAAGATTTCCTGGAGGAGGAATTGCAGGAAACCAGGGCCGCGTTTCAGAAGTATATCAACTACACCTTCCCCAGGCTCTCCCCAGGACACGCTGACTTCATTCTGccggaaagaaagaaaacaccttcTATTCTTGCTAAGGAAAATGAACCGAGGACTGATTAG